One window from the genome of Rhinolophus ferrumequinum isolate MPI-CBG mRhiFer1 chromosome 10, mRhiFer1_v1.p, whole genome shotgun sequence encodes:
- the LOC117028812 gene encoding keratin, type II cuticular Hb1-like: MYAAFGNGNREKGSPWEEGSDCGEVAVGPSEMAELKDFEELKAVSQQQLLYASVYVLCEEIKATMQRDTQSLRHSKEELNRLNQAIQKLTAEPCKLEGAKDLPALQDEGDSGSVKGKLVWLEGALQKAKQDMVRQLQEYQELMILKLRLDFEIATYRRLLEGEEHRLGLGLGAASGSLGSASTCRPGSAWGPAVLLPPGAGSSALETSAPGGGCALCGSPDCGGDFSCRGSGRC, encoded by the exons ATGTATGCAG CTTTCGGGAATGGGAACAGGGAAAAGGGTAGTCCGTGGGAAGAGGGCAGCGATTGCGGGGAG GTGGCCGTGGGCCCCAGTGAGATGGCAGAGCTAAAGGACTTTGAAGAGCTTAAGGCAGTGAGCCAGCAGCAGTTACTGTACGCATCTGTTTACGTATTG TGTGAGGAGATAAAGGCGACTAtgcagagagacacacagagccTGAGGCACAGCAAGGAGGAGCTGAACAGGCTTAACCAGGCCATCCAGAAGCTGACCGCGGAG CCCTGCAAACTAGAGGGAGCCAAGGACCTGCCAGCTCTGCAGGACGAGGGTGACTCAGGCAGTGTCAAGGGCAAACTAGTCTGGCTGGAGGGCGCCCTGCAGAAGGCcaagcaggacatggtgaggcagCTTCAGGAGTACCAGGAGCTCATGATCCTCAAGCTGCGCCTGGACTTTGAGATCGCCACCTACAGGCGCCTGCTGGAGGGCGAGGAGCACAG GCTTGGCCTGGGATTGGGGGCAGCGAGCGGCT CCTTGGGCAGCGCTTCCACCTGCAGGCCGGGCTCAGCCTGGGGTCCTGCCGTCTTGCTGCCGCCGGGAGCGGGCTCCAGCGCCCTGGAGACAAGCGCCCCTGGCGGCGGCTGCGCGCTCTGCGGCTCCCCAGACTGTGGCGGCGACTTCAGCTGCAGAGGCTCCGGCAGATGCTGA
- the LOC117028686 gene encoding keratin, type II cuticular Hb1, with product MTCGSGFCGQRFSCASACGPRPGRCCITAAPYRGISCYRGLARGFGSQSVCGAFRSGSCGRSFGYRSGGVCGPSPPCITTVSVNESLLTPLNLEIDPNAQCVKHEEKEQIKCLNSRFAAFIDKVRFLEQQNKLLETKWQFYQNRKCCESNLEPLFEGYIETLRREAECAEADSGRLASELNHVQEVMEGYKKKYEEEVSLRATAENEFVVLKKDVDCAYLRKSDLEANAEALTQEIDFLRRLYEEEIRVLQAHISDTSVIVKMDNSRDLNMDCVVAEIKAQYDDIASRSRAEAESWYRSKCEEMKATVIRHGETLRRTKEEINELNRMIQRLTAEVENAKCQNTKLETAVTQAEQQGETAVSDARCKLAELEAALQKAKQDMACLLKEYQEVMNSKLGLDIEIATYRRLLEGEEHRLCEGIGSVNVCVTSSRGGVVCGDLCASGSRPVTGSVCSAPCSGNLAVSTGMCAPCGPCNSITSCGLGTGGVGSCGISSCGVGSCASSFRKC from the exons ATGACCTGTGGATCAGGATTCTGTGGCCAGCGCTTCAGCTGTGCCTCGGCCTGCGGGCCCCGGCCCGGCCGCTGCTGCATCACCGCCGCCCCCTACCGTGGCATCTCCTGCTACCGCGGCCTCGCCAGAGGTTTTGGCAGCCAGAGTGTCTGTGGGGCCTTCCGCTCTGGCTCCTGTGGCCGCAGCTTCGGCTACCGCTCAGGCGGCGTGTGTGGACCTAGCCCGCCCTGCATCACCACCGTGTCTGTCAACGAGAGCCTACTCACGCCCCTCAACCTGGAGATCGACCCCAACGCGCAGTGCGTGAAGCATGAGGAGAAGGAGCAGATCAAGTGCCTCAACAGCAGGTTCGCTGCCTTCATCGACAAG GTGCGCTTCCTGGAGCAGCAGAACAAGCTGCTGGAGACCAAGTGGCAGTTCTACCAGAACCGCAAGTGCTGTGAGAGCAACCTGGAGCCGCTGTTTGAGGGCTACATCGAGACGCTGAGGCGGGAGGCCGAGTGTGCGGAGGCGGACAGCGGGAGGCTGGCCTCAGAGCTCAACCACGTGCAGGAGGTGATGGAGGGCTACAAGAAGAA GTACGAAGAGGAAGTTTCTCTGAGAGCAACAGCCGAGAATGAGTTCGTGGTTCTGAAGAAG GACGTGGACTGCGCCTACCTCCGCAAGTCAGACCTGGAGGCCAATGCAGAGGCCCTGACCCAGGAGATTGACTTCCTGCGGCGACTGTATGAGGAG GAGATTCGCGTCCTCCAGGCCCACATCTCAGACACCTCGGTCATCGTCAAGATGGACAACAGCCGGGACCTCAACATGGACTGTGTCGTGGCCGAGATCAAGGCTCAGTACGACGACATCGCCAGCCGCAGCCGGGCTGAGGCCGAGTCCTGGTACCGCAGCAAG TGTGAGGAGATGAAGGCCACGGTGATCCGTCACGGCGAGACCCTGCGCCGCACCAAGGAGGAGATCAACGAGCTGAACCGCATGATCCAGAGGCTGACCGCAGAGGTCGAGAACGCCAAGTGCCAG AACACCAAGCTGGAGACCGCAGTGACCCAGGCGGAGCAGCAGGGTGAGACGGCCGTCAGCGACGCCCGCTGCAAGCTGGCCGAGCTGGAGGCCGCCCTGCAGAAGGCCAAGCAGGACATGGCCTGCCTGCTCAAGGAGTACCAGGAGGTGATGAACTCCAAGCTGGGCCTGGACATCGAGATCGCCACCTACAGGCGCCTGCTGGAGGGCGAGGAGCACAG aCTGTGTGAAGGCATTGGGTCCGTGAATGTCT GTGTCACCAGCTCCCGGGGCGGGGTCGTCTGCGGGGATCTCTGTGCGTCAGGCTCCAGGCCAGTTACCGGCAGCGTCTGCAGCGCCCCCTGCAGTGGGAACCTGGCGGTGAGCACCGGAATGTGTGCCCCCTGCGGCCCCTGCAATTCCATCACTTCTTGTGGCCTGGGCACTGGTGGTGTGGGCTCCTGTGGCATCAGCTCCTGTGGCGTGGGCTCATGCGCCAGCAGCTTCCGCAAATGTTAG